From a region of the Pseudomonas fulva 12-X genome:
- a CDS encoding glutathione peroxidase, which yields MRLSLFAVPLAMLALSAPLQAAECPALLADQGELPKLRSKDKIDLCEQFAGKPLMVVNTASFCGFTSQFEGLEALNKRYREQGLEILGVPSDSFKQESDDAAETAKVCFVNYGVTFTMSETQPVTGDKAIPLFKELARQTAAPRWNFFKYVVDRQGQVIARFSSLTKPDDPELIAAIEQAIAPKP from the coding sequence ATGCGACTGTCACTCTTTGCCGTACCACTGGCCATGCTGGCGTTGAGCGCTCCGCTGCAAGCCGCCGAATGTCCGGCGCTGCTGGCGGACCAAGGCGAGCTGCCCAAGCTGCGCTCCAAGGACAAGATCGACCTGTGCGAGCAGTTCGCCGGCAAGCCGTTGATGGTGGTCAATACCGCCAGCTTCTGCGGCTTCACCTCCCAGTTCGAGGGGCTGGAAGCGCTCAACAAGCGCTATCGCGAGCAGGGGCTGGAGATTCTGGGTGTGCCGTCCGACTCGTTCAAGCAGGAGTCCGACGATGCCGCGGAAACCGCCAAGGTCTGCTTCGTGAACTACGGCGTGACCTTTACCATGAGCGAAACTCAGCCTGTGACTGGTGATAAGGCTATCCCGCTGTTCAAGGAACTGGCCAGGCAGACGGCCGCGCCACGCTGGAATTTCTTCAAGTATGTGGTCGATCGCCAGGGGCAGGTGATCGCGCGGTTTTCCAGCCTGACCAAACCGGATGATCCCGAACTGATCGCGGCTATCGAGCAGGCGATTGCTCCAAAGCCTTGA
- a CDS encoding OmpP1/FadL family transporter, with amino-acid sequence MSKTMLRTGLAIAIATTSTYGMASGFALNEQSISGMGLSFAGRSSAADDASTVFGNPAGMARLKRDEVSLGVAAIHAKTDISNARGSATGTNDGDMVPDTGVPMGYYVKPLDDKVAFGIGIYVPFGLATDYESSFQGRYEAKKSFVQVVTVQPTLSYRFNEHFSVGFGPTFNRIDGELTSALDNPLPGVADGKVKIKGDDVAVGFNVGALYEFSPQTRVGVTYRSRVKYELEGNTQVNAGGVLAGLAGKYDASLDITTPESVDMSFTHEIDDRWTVYAGSTWTRWSRLKEIRVENENAPGPLSAITEEQNWHDTWAHAVGLSYKVNPQWVLRTGLAFDQSPTNNTNRSPRIPSGDRTIFSLGAGWSPTDDMTIDVAYSYLKEEKVNVNQDTYSARYDNSAHGLGASLTYRF; translated from the coding sequence GTGAGTAAAACAATGCTAAGAACCGGCCTGGCAATCGCCATCGCAACCACCTCCACCTACGGCATGGCGAGCGGCTTTGCCCTTAACGAGCAAAGCATCTCTGGCATGGGCCTGTCGTTTGCCGGCCGCTCCTCCGCCGCGGACGATGCCAGCACCGTGTTTGGCAACCCGGCTGGTATGGCCCGCTTGAAGCGTGATGAAGTCAGCCTGGGTGTCGCGGCTATTCATGCCAAAACCGATATCAGCAACGCCCGCGGCTCAGCTACAGGCACCAACGATGGCGACATGGTGCCCGACACCGGGGTACCGATGGGTTATTACGTCAAACCGCTCGATGACAAGGTCGCCTTCGGTATTGGCATCTATGTGCCCTTCGGTCTGGCTACCGACTACGAAAGCAGCTTCCAAGGCCGCTACGAAGCGAAGAAGAGCTTCGTACAAGTCGTCACCGTTCAGCCGACCTTGAGCTACCGCTTCAATGAGCACTTCTCCGTAGGCTTCGGCCCCACATTCAACCGCATCGATGGCGAGCTGACTTCTGCTCTCGACAACCCGCTGCCGGGTGTTGCTGACGGCAAGGTGAAGATCAAAGGGGATGATGTCGCCGTCGGATTTAACGTTGGCGCACTATATGAGTTCTCGCCGCAAACTCGGGTCGGCGTGACCTACCGCTCCCGCGTGAAATACGAGCTTGAGGGCAACACTCAGGTGAATGCAGGTGGTGTGCTGGCCGGATTAGCCGGGAAGTACGATGCTTCACTGGATATCACCACGCCAGAGTCGGTTGACATGTCCTTCACTCATGAAATTGATGACAGGTGGACCGTCTATGCTGGCAGTACCTGGACCCGCTGGAGCCGTCTGAAGGAAATTCGTGTAGAGAATGAGAATGCGCCTGGGCCTCTCAGCGCAATTACCGAAGAACAGAACTGGCATGATACCTGGGCTCATGCCGTTGGTCTGTCCTACAAGGTGAACCCGCAATGGGTACTGCGTACCGGCCTCGCCTTCGACCAGTCGCCCACTAACAACACCAACCGCTCTCCGCGTATCCCGTCGGGTGATCGGACGATCTTCAGTCTCGGCGCGGGCTGGAGCCCGACCGATGATATGACCATCGATGTGGCCTACTCCTACCTCAAGGAAGAAAAGGTCAACGTCAACCAGGACACCTACAGCGCTCGTTACGACAACAGCGCTCACGGTCTAGGAGCCTCTCTGACCTACCGCTTCTGA
- the dapA gene encoding 4-hydroxy-tetrahydrodipicolinate synthase — protein sequence MSTFSGIWVALVTPFRGGQVDLPALRSLAAHLIECGAAGLVVCGTSGEAAALDEQEQLAVLDAVLEVVPASRVVMGLAGNNQAAVLARLQRIQRRPLAGILVPAPYYIRPSQDGLQAFFLALAEASRLPIILYDIPYRSAVTLELQTLRQLARHPRIVAIKDCGGDVRKTQALIADGQLDVLTGEDEQIFATLCLGGSGAISAAAHLRTADFARVVSLLREGDLLAGRALFRGLLPWIRLAFSEPNPAPVKAALALQGMIGDELREPMLCVSDGLRAQLRNELP from the coding sequence ATGTCTACATTTTCCGGTATCTGGGTTGCGCTGGTAACGCCGTTTCGCGGCGGGCAGGTGGATCTGCCGGCATTGCGATCCCTGGCGGCGCATTTGATCGAATGCGGTGCGGCCGGGCTGGTGGTCTGCGGCACCAGCGGCGAGGCGGCAGCTCTGGATGAGCAGGAGCAGTTGGCGGTGCTGGATGCCGTGCTCGAGGTGGTGCCGGCCAGCCGCGTGGTGATGGGCCTTGCCGGCAACAACCAGGCGGCAGTGCTGGCCCGCCTGCAGCGGATCCAGCGTCGCCCGCTGGCCGGCATCCTGGTACCGGCGCCGTACTACATAAGGCCGTCGCAAGACGGTTTGCAGGCGTTCTTCTTGGCTCTCGCCGAGGCCTCGCGGCTACCCATCATTCTTTACGACATTCCTTATCGCAGCGCTGTGACCCTGGAACTGCAGACCCTGCGGCAACTGGCCCGGCACCCGCGCATCGTGGCGATCAAGGACTGCGGCGGTGACGTGCGCAAGACCCAGGCGCTGATCGCCGATGGCCAGCTCGATGTGCTCACCGGTGAAGACGAGCAGATCTTCGCCACCCTGTGCCTGGGCGGCAGCGGCGCCATTTCCGCAGCCGCGCACCTGCGTACCGCCGACTTCGCCAGGGTGGTCAGCCTGCTACGCGAGGGCGACCTGCTCGCCGGGCGTGCACTGTTCCGTGGGCTGTTGCCGTGGATACGCCTGGCCTTCAGCGAGCCGAACCCCGCGCCGGTCAAGGCCGCGTTGGCGTTGCAGGGCATGATCGGCGATGAACTGCGCGAGCCCATGCTGTGCGTTTCCGATGGCTTGCGGGCGCAGCTGCGCAATGAGTTGCCATGA
- the rnd gene encoding ribonuclease D, whose product MTIEIVWIRDDASLAAQCAVWRKQPFVALDTEFMRVDTFYPIAGLLQVSEGERAYLIDPLLIGDWAPFAALLEDPQVVKVVHACSEDLEVFLRLTGSLPAPLFDSQLAAGYLNLGFSMGYSRLVQAVLDIELPKGETRSDWLQRPLSETQVSYAAEDVVHLAELYRRLQARLSAEKNAWVLEDGAELAAGLRRETPPEEAYKDAKLAWKLSRAQLAVLRALCTWRERQARARNQPRNRIIREHSLWPLARHQPSDLVSLARIEEMHPKTVRQDGETILQLIREAAALPPAEWPPAMPEPLPIEASGLLKKLRAIGLREGERLEIVPELMLRKKTLEALLKSGYPNGPYRLPDSLRGWRRELMGQALLDCLAGEGEAA is encoded by the coding sequence GTGACCATCGAAATTGTCTGGATTCGAGACGACGCCAGCCTGGCAGCGCAGTGCGCTGTCTGGCGCAAACAGCCCTTCGTGGCGCTGGACACCGAGTTCATGCGTGTCGATACCTTCTACCCGATCGCCGGTCTGCTGCAGGTCAGCGAGGGCGAGCGTGCCTACCTCATCGACCCTTTGCTGATCGGCGACTGGGCACCGTTCGCCGCGCTGCTCGAAGACCCGCAGGTGGTCAAGGTAGTGCACGCCTGCAGCGAGGACCTGGAGGTATTCCTTCGCCTGACCGGCAGCCTGCCGGCACCGCTGTTCGATTCGCAACTGGCCGCCGGCTACCTCAACCTCGGTTTCTCCATGGGCTATTCGCGCCTGGTGCAGGCGGTGCTGGATATCGAGCTGCCCAAGGGCGAGACCCGCTCCGACTGGTTGCAGCGCCCGTTGTCCGAGACCCAGGTCAGCTACGCCGCGGAAGACGTCGTGCACCTGGCCGAACTTTATCGCCGCCTGCAGGCCAGGCTGTCGGCCGAAAAGAACGCCTGGGTGCTCGAGGACGGCGCCGAGCTTGCCGCAGGTTTGCGCCGCGAGACGCCACCCGAGGAGGCCTACAAAGACGCCAAGCTGGCCTGGAAGCTGTCCCGCGCGCAACTGGCCGTGCTGCGCGCACTCTGCACCTGGCGCGAGCGCCAGGCGCGGGCGCGCAATCAGCCACGTAACCGGATCATTCGTGAGCATTCGCTGTGGCCGCTGGCACGTCATCAGCCGAGCGATCTGGTCAGCCTGGCGCGCATCGAGGAAATGCATCCGAAAACCGTGCGCCAGGACGGCGAGACCATCCTGCAGCTGATCCGTGAGGCTGCCGCACTGCCGCCTGCCGAGTGGCCGCCGGCAATGCCCGAGCCTTTGCCGATCGAGGCCTCGGGGCTGCTCAAGAAGTTGCGCGCGATCGGCCTGCGTGAAGGCGAGCGCCTGGAGATCGTCCCCGAGCTGATGCTGCGCAAGAAGACCCTCGAGGCGCTGCTCAAGAGCGGTTACCCGAACGGTCCCTACCGCCTGCCCGACAGCCTGCGCGGCTGGCGTCGTGAATTGATGGGCCAGGCGCTGCTCGATTGCCTGGCCGGTGAAGGAGAAGCAGCGTGA